In Agrobacterium sp. RAC06, a single window of DNA contains:
- a CDS encoding M81 family metallopeptidase — translation MRIFTAALATETNTFSPICIDRRAFEDSLYAPPGQHPATPTLCTAPITVGRKVCTDRGWTLIEGTATWADPAGLVNRQTFESLRDEILDQLRAAMPVDAVVLGLHGAMVADGYLDPEGDLLARIREIIGPDILLCAELDPHSHLTAKRVAAADFFVVFKEFPHTDFVDRAEDLWRIAVDTLEGRVKPVMSVFDCRMIDIFPTSREPMRSFVDRLMAIEKVDADVLSLSVIHGFMAGDVPEMGTKTIAVTNGNADKGAMLARDLGLELFAKRGTFMMPQIDEKTALDQALAYPEGPVVIADMWDNPGGGTAGDATVILEEMLARGVTNAAVGMIWDPIAVQICMAAGEGAEIPLRFGAKSAPGTGHPIDGLVKVVKVVANAEMRFGDSIAPFGDAAHIRLEGIDIILSSVRVQSYDPSLFKALGIDPTSKHLLVIKSTNHFYAAFSQIAAEILYCAAGTPYPNDPAKTAYRHVRRDIWPIMANPHETPEGSEAA, via the coding sequence TTGCGCATATTCACCGCCGCGCTTGCAACGGAAACGAACACCTTCTCCCCGATCTGCATCGACCGGCGCGCCTTCGAGGATTCGCTCTATGCACCTCCGGGACAACATCCCGCGACCCCCACGCTCTGCACCGCGCCGATCACAGTCGGCCGCAAGGTCTGCACTGACAGGGGCTGGACGCTGATAGAGGGCACCGCGACCTGGGCGGACCCGGCGGGTCTCGTCAACCGTCAGACCTTTGAGAGCCTGCGCGACGAGATCCTGGATCAATTGCGCGCAGCCATGCCCGTCGATGCTGTCGTTCTCGGCCTGCATGGCGCTATGGTCGCTGACGGCTATCTCGACCCGGAAGGTGATCTGCTGGCCCGCATCCGCGAGATCATCGGCCCGGACATCCTTCTTTGCGCAGAACTCGATCCACACAGCCACCTGACGGCAAAACGTGTCGCTGCCGCCGATTTCTTCGTCGTCTTCAAGGAATTCCCGCATACGGATTTCGTCGACCGCGCCGAAGATCTCTGGCGTATCGCAGTCGACACGCTGGAAGGCCGCGTCAAGCCGGTCATGTCGGTCTTCGACTGCCGGATGATCGATATCTTCCCGACCTCGCGCGAGCCTATGCGCAGCTTTGTTGACAGACTTATGGCCATCGAAAAAGTGGATGCAGACGTTCTGTCGCTCTCGGTCATTCATGGCTTCATGGCCGGCGACGTGCCTGAAATGGGCACCAAGACGATCGCGGTGACCAACGGCAATGCCGACAAAGGCGCGATGCTCGCTCGCGACCTGGGTCTTGAGCTTTTTGCAAAGCGCGGCACTTTCATGATGCCGCAGATCGACGAAAAGACCGCCCTCGACCAGGCGCTCGCTTACCCTGAAGGCCCCGTCGTCATCGCCGACATGTGGGACAATCCGGGTGGCGGAACGGCGGGCGACGCGACCGTGATCCTGGAGGAAATGCTGGCGCGTGGCGTTACCAACGCAGCCGTCGGCATGATCTGGGACCCGATCGCCGTGCAGATCTGCATGGCCGCCGGCGAAGGCGCTGAAATCCCGCTGCGTTTCGGCGCAAAATCGGCCCCCGGCACCGGCCATCCGATCGACGGGCTGGTGAAGGTGGTCAAGGTCGTAGCCAATGCCGAAATGCGCTTCGGCGACAGCATCGCCCCCTTCGGCGATGCTGCCCATATCCGGCTTGAGGGTATCGACATCATTCTTAGCTCGGTCCGCGTCCAGAGCTACGATCCCTCGCTTTTCAAGGCACTCGGCATCGACCCGACGAGCAAACATCTCCTCGTCATCAAGTCGACCAACCACTTCTATGCGGCCTTCTCGCAGATCGCCGCGGAAATTCTCTACTGCGCCGCAGGTACGCCCTATCCGAATGATCCGGCCAAGACCGCCTATCGCCATGTGCGCCGCGATATCTGGCCGATCATGGCCAATCCGCACGAGACGCCCGAAGGCAGCGAGGCCGCCTGA
- a CDS encoding RidA family protein, whose translation MTIKRYGAEKAGAGGQRLPFARAVEADGWLYVSGQVAMEDGEIIPGGIIEQTHKTIANVIAILEEAGYGLEHVVRCGVWLDDPRDFWTFNKIYQQYFGEHPPARACVQASMMVDCKVEIDCVAFKPSK comes from the coding sequence ATGACGATCAAGCGTTACGGGGCCGAGAAGGCAGGTGCGGGTGGCCAGCGGCTGCCGTTCGCCCGCGCCGTCGAGGCCGATGGCTGGCTCTATGTCTCCGGCCAGGTGGCTATGGAAGATGGTGAGATCATCCCGGGCGGCATCATCGAGCAGACCCACAAGACGATCGCCAATGTCATCGCCATTCTTGAAGAGGCAGGTTACGGCCTCGAGCATGTCGTGCGCTGTGGTGTGTGGCTCGATGACCCCCGCGACTTCTGGACCTTCAACAAGATCTACCAGCAGTATTTCGGCGAGCACCCGCCGGCGCGGGCCTGTGTTCAGGCCTCGATGATGGTTGATTGCAAGGTTGAGATCGACTGCGTAGCCTTCAAGCCTTCGAAGTAA
- a CDS encoding MurR/RpiR family transcriptional regulator — MDIFARIQEEAGQFSASEQRIADILLNSFDFAVNASIIELAEKAEVSPPTVTRFCRRLGCQNFADFKVSLARTAYVGVRYLNPEAQSTEPADVASDVITKAQNAMFMVHRALDPVILDKVADRLARAEMVYAFGSGGNSSMISGEIQNRLFRLGSRVTASADHNMQLMLTAAARSNDVLIGSSFSGRNAELVKCFKLARENGITTIALTQSNSLVAEASELVIGIDLPEGENIFRPTSTRFAYLAVVDVIASLVAYRNRKQSQVTLRHIKQQLVEHRDGGDDRQLLGD, encoded by the coding sequence TTGGATATCTTCGCGCGCATTCAGGAAGAGGCAGGGCAGTTTTCGGCCTCCGAGCAACGCATCGCGGATATCCTGCTCAATTCCTTCGACTTTGCGGTCAATGCCTCGATCATCGAACTTGCCGAGAAGGCAGAGGTCTCACCGCCCACGGTGACGCGCTTCTGCCGACGTCTCGGCTGCCAGAACTTCGCCGATTTCAAGGTGAGCCTGGCGCGCACGGCCTATGTCGGGGTGCGCTATCTCAACCCGGAGGCCCAGAGCACTGAGCCGGCCGACGTGGCGAGTGATGTCATCACCAAGGCGCAGAACGCCATGTTCATGGTGCATCGGGCGCTCGATCCTGTCATCCTCGACAAGGTGGCGGACCGGCTGGCGCGGGCAGAGATGGTCTATGCCTTCGGCTCCGGGGGCAATTCCTCGATGATCTCGGGCGAGATCCAGAACCGGCTGTTTCGTCTGGGATCGCGGGTGACGGCTTCTGCCGACCACAACATGCAACTGATGCTGACGGCTGCTGCACGCTCCAACGATGTGCTGATCGGCTCATCGTTTTCGGGGCGCAATGCCGAGCTGGTGAAATGCTTCAAGCTTGCCCGCGAGAACGGCATCACCACGATCGCGCTCACCCAGAGCAACAGCCTGGTGGCCGAAGCGTCCGAACTCGTCATCGGTATCGACCTGCCGGAGGGTGAAAACATCTTCCGGCCGACCTCGACGCGCTTTGCCTATCTCGCGGTCGTCGACGTGATCGCGAGCCTGGTTGCCTATCGCAATCGCAAGCAGTCGCAAGTGACGCTGCGCCATATCAAGCAACAGCTGGTCGAACACCGCGATGGCGGGGACGACCGGCAACTTCTCGGAGACTGA
- a CDS encoding SDR family oxidoreductase: MTHKVAVVTGAAGDIGRAIAKRLADSHDVVVLLDLDSAALDKAIVELGSDPRFVPLTCDVTDETDLAETAARVAGHGLVHTLVNNAGAARAVSLGDTDGEIWRKDNALNLEAPFLCFRAFEEALKVSKGALVNISSVNGMAVFGHPAYSAAKAGLIHLTRLIAVEYGKYGIRANAVAPGTVRTQAWEARAAANPQVFEEAKRWYALRRIATAEDIANAVFFLSSDHAAAITGVCLPVDCGLTAGQAELARTFSQSDNY, encoded by the coding sequence GTGACGCATAAGGTTGCCGTCGTAACGGGTGCTGCCGGAGATATTGGTCGGGCGATCGCCAAGCGTCTGGCCGACAGCCATGACGTCGTCGTGCTGCTCGATCTGGATTCTGCTGCATTGGACAAGGCAATCGTTGAGCTCGGAAGCGATCCGCGCTTCGTTCCGCTCACCTGCGATGTGACGGACGAGACGGATCTCGCCGAGACCGCTGCTCGCGTGGCCGGCCATGGCCTCGTCCATACGCTGGTCAACAATGCCGGTGCGGCGCGGGCCGTCAGCCTCGGCGATACCGATGGCGAGATCTGGCGCAAGGACAATGCGCTTAATCTCGAAGCGCCCTTCTTGTGCTTCCGCGCTTTTGAGGAGGCGCTGAAGGTGTCCAAAGGCGCTCTCGTCAACATTTCCTCGGTCAATGGGATGGCTGTCTTCGGTCACCCTGCCTATAGCGCGGCCAAGGCCGGGCTTATTCATCTGACCAGACTGATTGCCGTCGAATACGGCAAATACGGTATTCGCGCGAATGCGGTGGCACCCGGCACTGTGCGCACCCAGGCCTGGGAGGCGCGCGCTGCGGCCAATCCTCAAGTCTTCGAAGAGGCCAAGCGCTGGTATGCGCTGCGCCGGATCGCGACTGCGGAAGACATTGCCAATGCGGTGTTTTTCCTCTCGAGCGATCACGCGGCGGCCATCACGGGCGTGTGCCTGCCCGTCGATTGCGGGCTGACGGCCGGTCAGGCCGAACTCGCGCGAACCTTCTCGCAATCCGACAATTATTGA
- a CDS encoding beta-N-acetylhexosaminidase, with translation MATEIQFRLENAWHPVEGDACGAFVFTLVNLSDVALADFKLAYTSLTRVKDTEEPILENAVFLKRNANFHQFAPPAGFVLQPGASWTFRVGGLWRPAKHRTDGAKSAYITLSTGQHAAVAVADLMLGGGNSAPPPALLPEGKVSQPFAMLPWPASAELVAGEGFPVALYPTEGASLVELRTVENVLRLFCRLFAVGHAPLSLASVHQGRAIVLKSDEALGASAYRLDFAADGITLAYGDVAGLQYALTLLSQTLHGARTQPETFRFPISGTITDKPRYDWRGCHLDVSRQFFPVADVKRLIDILAWFRMNTFHWHLSDDEAWRLEIKAFPQLTTLGVLRGPDEPLLPQLGNGAEPVGGFYAQDEVRDIVAHAAALQVEVVPEIDVPGHSTAMLVALPELVDGQEAPDSYRSVQGYPNNALNPAIEYTYEVLGKVFDEMVELFPSKLIHIGGDEVAANTWMASPLARKLMQQEGIEGTFGLQSYFMKRIQKMLAERGRKLAGWDEVSHGGGVDPEGTLLMAWQKPEVGLELAKAGYDVVMTPGQAYYLDMVQDEAFQEPGASWAGTVPPHHTYTYEAVAEFPAELAARMRGVQACIWCEHFLTRDYFNHLVFPRLPAIAEAAWTPKDSKDWLRFAAIVRLSPRY, from the coding sequence ATGGCAACAGAAATCCAGTTCCGCCTCGAAAACGCGTGGCATCCGGTGGAGGGCGACGCTTGCGGCGCCTTCGTCTTCACGCTGGTCAATCTCTCCGATGTCGCGCTTGCCGATTTCAAGCTCGCCTATACGTCGCTGACCCGCGTCAAGGACACCGAAGAGCCGATCCTCGAGAATGCCGTGTTCCTGAAGCGCAATGCCAATTTCCACCAGTTCGCGCCGCCGGCCGGCTTCGTACTGCAGCCGGGTGCCTCCTGGACGTTCCGGGTCGGTGGCCTCTGGCGCCCAGCCAAGCATCGGACGGATGGGGCGAAGTCCGCCTACATCACGCTCTCGACCGGCCAGCATGCGGCCGTTGCGGTCGCGGATTTGATGCTCGGCGGAGGCAACAGTGCCCCGCCGCCGGCCTTGTTGCCTGAGGGGAAGGTTTCCCAGCCCTTTGCCATGCTGCCCTGGCCGGCATCGGCCGAGCTGGTGGCCGGCGAAGGCTTCCCCGTCGCGCTTTATCCGACGGAAGGCGCCTCGCTGGTTGAACTGCGCACTGTCGAAAACGTGCTGCGTCTCTTCTGCCGCCTCTTCGCGGTCGGCCATGCGCCGCTGTCGCTGGCATCTGTGCATCAGGGGCGGGCGATCGTCCTCAAGTCCGACGAAGCGCTTGGCGCCTCCGCCTATCGGCTGGACTTTGCCGCTGATGGTATCACGCTCGCCTATGGCGATGTCGCTGGCCTGCAATATGCGCTGACCCTGCTCTCGCAGACGCTGCACGGTGCGCGCACGCAGCCGGAGACGTTCCGTTTCCCGATTTCCGGCACCATCACGGACAAGCCGCGCTACGACTGGCGTGGTTGCCATCTCGATGTCTCCCGCCAGTTCTTCCCCGTTGCCGACGTCAAACGTTTGATCGACATCCTCGCCTGGTTCCGGATGAATACCTTCCACTGGCATCTGTCCGACGACGAAGCCTGGCGCCTGGAAATCAAGGCCTTCCCGCAGCTCACGACCCTTGGCGTGTTGCGCGGCCCGGACGAACCGCTACTGCCGCAACTCGGCAATGGAGCCGAGCCGGTTGGCGGCTTTTACGCCCAGGACGAGGTGCGCGACATCGTTGCCCATGCCGCCGCCCTTCAGGTCGAGGTGGTTCCTGAGATCGATGTGCCCGGCCACAGCACGGCGATGCTGGTGGCCCTGCCTGAACTCGTCGACGGCCAGGAAGCGCCTGACAGCTATCGCTCGGTCCAGGGCTATCCGAACAATGCGCTGAACCCGGCGATCGAATACACCTACGAGGTGCTGGGCAAGGTCTTCGACGAAATGGTCGAGCTCTTCCCGTCGAAGCTTATCCATATCGGTGGTGATGAAGTGGCGGCCAATACCTGGATGGCTTCGCCACTTGCCCGCAAGCTGATGCAGCAGGAGGGCATCGAAGGCACCTTTGGGCTGCAGAGCTATTTCATGAAGCGGATCCAGAAGATGCTGGCCGAGCGCGGCCGCAAGCTCGCTGGCTGGGACGAGGTCAGCCATGGCGGCGGCGTCGATCCGGAGGGAACGCTGCTGATGGCCTGGCAGAAGCCGGAGGTCGGGCTGGAACTCGCCAAGGCAGGCTACGATGTCGTCATGACGCCGGGCCAGGCCTATTACCTTGATATGGTGCAGGACGAGGCCTTTCAGGAGCCGGGTGCAAGCTGGGCCGGCACCGTGCCGCCGCACCACACTTATACCTATGAGGCGGTCGCCGAGTTTCCAGCCGAACTTGCGGCCCGTATGCGCGGCGTGCAGGCCTGCATCTGGTGCGAACACTTCCTGACCCGTGACTACTTCAACCACCTCGTCTTCCCGCGCCTTCCGGCCATCGCCGAGGCCGCCTGGACGCCGAAGGACAGCAAGGACTGGCTGCGCTTTGCGGCCATCGTCCGTCTGAGCCCCCGCTACTGA
- a CDS encoding M81 family metallopeptidase: protein MTFRIAVGGIHTECSTSSPVLMQPEDFRALRGAELLAHEYFDFLDAEGVEHLPLLHARAVPGGPLAHGTYEGFKAEFLERLKAALPIDGLYLAMHGAMNVEGIDDAEGDWISAARAVVGSDVPVAASYDLHGNVTQKIVDQLDIFAGYRTAPHIDVRETMVRAWSMLVRALKTGEKPGVAWAPVPVLLPGERTSTEDEPAKSLYLKLPEHDAVPGVWDANLMVGYVWADEPRGTACAVVTAVDKAAAEKVTAAIAQSYWDAREDFRFGPVTGPLEDMLDIVERTETRPIILADSGDNPTGGGVGDRADVLKALLARSIDDVLIAGITDRPAVERCFAAGAGARVSLKVGGSLDPASPSVEVEADVVFLDDPGSAGERQAVVKIGAITLVLAARRRPYHNIADFTRLGLDPTTVRLLVVKSGYLSPELAPIANPNLMALTDGVINQDIENLRSHRRHQPSYPFVKDFSYTAKVFFSTRFP from the coding sequence ATGACCTTCCGCATCGCCGTTGGCGGTATCCACACCGAGTGCTCGACCTCATCTCCCGTTCTGATGCAGCCCGAGGATTTTCGCGCGCTGCGCGGGGCGGAGCTGCTGGCGCATGAGTATTTCGACTTCCTCGATGCCGAGGGCGTTGAACACCTCCCGCTGCTGCATGCGCGTGCCGTTCCCGGTGGGCCCCTGGCGCATGGCACCTATGAGGGGTTCAAGGCGGAGTTCCTTGAGCGGCTGAAGGCTGCACTGCCCATCGACGGGCTCTATCTCGCCATGCATGGCGCGATGAATGTCGAAGGCATTGATGATGCCGAGGGTGACTGGATTTCGGCAGCCCGTGCTGTTGTCGGATCGGATGTGCCGGTGGCGGCGAGCTACGACCTGCATGGCAATGTCACTCAGAAGATCGTCGATCAGCTCGATATCTTTGCCGGTTATCGGACGGCGCCGCATATCGATGTGCGGGAGACCATGGTTCGTGCCTGGTCGATGCTGGTTCGGGCGCTGAAGACCGGCGAGAAGCCGGGCGTTGCCTGGGCGCCGGTGCCGGTTCTTCTGCCCGGTGAACGGACGTCAACCGAAGACGAGCCGGCAAAGAGCCTTTATCTGAAGCTTCCGGAACACGACGCCGTTCCCGGTGTCTGGGATGCCAACCTGATGGTGGGCTATGTCTGGGCTGACGAGCCGCGCGGCACGGCCTGCGCCGTCGTCACGGCCGTCGACAAGGCTGCGGCGGAAAAGGTTACGGCTGCCATTGCCCAATCCTACTGGGATGCACGCGAAGACTTCCGCTTCGGCCCGGTCACGGGACCGCTTGAGGACATGCTCGACATTGTCGAACGCACCGAGACACGGCCGATCATCCTCGCCGATTCCGGTGATAACCCGACCGGGGGTGGTGTCGGCGACCGGGCGGATGTGCTCAAGGCGCTTCTGGCGCGGTCGATCGATGACGTGCTGATCGCCGGAATTACCGACCGTCCCGCCGTCGAACGCTGCTTTGCAGCCGGCGCCGGTGCACGGGTTTCGTTGAAGGTTGGCGGCTCTCTCGATCCTGCAAGCCCTTCCGTCGAGGTGGAGGCGGATGTCGTCTTTCTCGACGATCCCGGCTCGGCGGGCGAGAGGCAGGCCGTCGTCAAGATCGGCGCTATCACGCTGGTGCTCGCAGCGCGGCGTCGGCCCTATCACAACATCGCGGATTTTACCCGGCTTGGGCTCGATCCGACCACAGTGCGGCTGCTTGTCGTCAAGTCCGGCTATCTCTCGCCCGAGCTTGCGCCGATCGCCAATCCCAACCTGATGGCGCTGACGGATGGTGTGATCAACCAGGACATCGAGAACCTGCGGAGCCATCGTCGCCACCAGCCAAGCTATCCCTTTGTCAAGGATTTCAGCTATACGGCAAAGGTGTTCTTCTCGACGCGATTCCCTTGA
- a CDS encoding MFS transporter: MLSSFSVVYRHKPIRVSAAAIFFFGFSGAATSPYMSLIGIRELGLSDAVYSVLIFLAAVVNVSASVTAGIIADRLGHFRSPMILAAIFGIIGFGLVYVVPTPVMFAIATLVLIPVFGTINSLIFANIRAVSSGMAVRELMAVNSAVRAILSASWVLVPGIVGALLIGQPSMLPAFLLASLACVVCLLLFVFGLEQLPPVQEGERQHYSFFRSIRQIGSASVLPRLLAISLISAMLHANGTVLPLIVTGKAGGTPADVGVIVGIVAFLEIIFILFWGWVEARTSILFAMVTAALIYCSYLVFLGLADRPMDVYLLTIVAGLGAAGIIAIPITYLQNLIADRAGLGSSLIAVNIFLSGGMASLMFALGTSISDYAGTAIIASIAGFVGVGLLWVLDRTPRVKMEG, encoded by the coding sequence ATGTTGTCCTCCTTTTCGGTGGTCTATCGCCACAAGCCGATCCGGGTCAGTGCGGCCGCGATCTTCTTCTTCGGCTTTTCTGGCGCCGCGACGTCCCCCTACATGTCGCTGATCGGCATCCGCGAACTCGGACTGTCGGACGCCGTCTATTCGGTGCTGATCTTCCTGGCTGCTGTGGTGAATGTCAGCGCCAGCGTGACCGCCGGGATCATTGCGGACAGGCTAGGCCATTTTCGCTCGCCGATGATCCTGGCCGCCATCTTCGGCATTATCGGCTTCGGGCTGGTCTATGTGGTGCCGACGCCAGTGATGTTTGCGATTGCGACGCTGGTGTTGATCCCGGTCTTCGGCACGATCAATTCGCTGATCTTCGCCAATATCCGCGCGGTTTCCTCCGGCATGGCGGTGCGCGAGTTGATGGCGGTGAACTCTGCTGTTCGTGCCATCCTATCCGCCTCCTGGGTGCTGGTGCCCGGGATCGTCGGTGCTCTTTTGATCGGGCAGCCGAGCATGCTGCCGGCCTTTCTTCTGGCGAGCCTCGCCTGTGTCGTCTGCCTCCTGCTCTTCGTCTTCGGGCTTGAGCAACTGCCGCCGGTGCAGGAGGGGGAGCGGCAGCACTACTCCTTCTTCCGCTCCATCCGGCAGATCGGTTCGGCAAGCGTGTTGCCACGGCTTCTGGCGATTTCGCTGATCTCGGCGATGCTGCATGCCAATGGCACAGTCCTCCCCTTGATCGTCACCGGCAAGGCCGGCGGAACACCGGCGGATGTCGGCGTGATCGTCGGCATCGTCGCCTTTCTCGAGATCATCTTCATCCTCTTCTGGGGATGGGTCGAAGCCAGAACCTCGATCCTCTTCGCCATGGTCACGGCAGCGCTGATCTATTGCAGCTATCTCGTCTTCCTCGGCCTCGCCGACCGTCCCATGGACGTCTATTTGCTCACGATCGTTGCAGGCCTTGGGGCGGCCGGCATCATCGCGATCCCGATCACCTATCTGCAGAACCTGATCGCTGACCGGGCCGGTCTCGGCAGCTCGCTGATTGCGGTCAACATTTTCCTCAGCGGTGGAATGGCCTCGCTGATGTTTGCGCTGGGCACCAGCATAAGCGACTATGCGGGTACGGCGATCATCGCGTCGATTGCGGGCTTTGTCGGCGTCGGTCTCTTGTGGGTGCTCGACAGGACGCCTCGCGTAAAGATGGAAGGTTGA
- a CDS encoding copper homeostasis protein CutC encodes MVISRQEAPGPLLEICVDDVAGLEAAIVGGADRIELCSALGSGGLTPSRGFMAIAANAPIPVHALIRPRAGHFTYSKDEIAVMEADILAAREAGLAGVVIGATTMDAALDIDAIRRLIRVAEGLDLTLHRAIDVVADMEAALDLAIELGFSRVLTSGGARHAEEGLAVIKRLARHGAGCISIMPGGGVRPENAAIFLAVPEIRELHASCSQADMGQDRLVELGFEDQSVRRTDADTVRRLKVSMVMRS; translated from the coding sequence ATGGTGATATCTCGGCAGGAAGCCCCCGGACCGCTGCTCGAAATCTGCGTCGATGACGTTGCGGGTCTCGAGGCTGCCATTGTCGGTGGGGCAGACCGTATTGAGCTTTGCTCTGCGCTCGGCTCGGGCGGCCTGACACCGTCTCGTGGGTTCATGGCCATCGCTGCAAATGCACCGATCCCCGTCCATGCGCTGATCCGTCCGCGTGCCGGGCATTTCACCTATTCGAAGGATGAGATCGCCGTGATGGAGGCGGATATCCTGGCTGCGCGGGAGGCGGGGCTTGCCGGTGTGGTGATCGGGGCGACCACGATGGATGCCGCGCTGGATATCGATGCGATCCGTCGGTTGATCAGGGTCGCTGAAGGCCTTGATCTGACCCTGCATCGGGCGATCGATGTGGTCGCCGACATGGAGGCCGCACTCGATCTTGCCATCGAACTCGGTTTTTCCCGCGTTCTCACCTCAGGCGGCGCGCGTCATGCGGAGGAGGGGCTGGCGGTGATCAAGCGCCTCGCCCGCCACGGCGCAGGTTGCATCTCGATCATGCCCGGTGGTGGCGTTCGGCCGGAAAATGCCGCCATTTTTCTCGCTGTCCCTGAAATCCGCGAACTGCATGCTTCGTGCAGCCAGGCTGACATGGGGCAGGATCGACTGGTCGAACTCGGTTTTGAGGATCAATCCGTCCGTCGCACGGATGCCGACACGGTTCGGAGGCTCAAGGTGTCGATGGTTATGCGCTCTTAG
- a CDS encoding putative bifunctional diguanylate cyclase/phosphodiesterase, giving the protein MNDKGTTQGIRKHAGRWLDLLKVPNGNPALTAAQFEAFSKQVPLLYFILATNMVSLAWTHQGAAPDYLVVYLPVVMASLFALRSLIWLRGRTRERTPEQAYRQLKATNILSFPIAVFCTAWSVSLLPYGDPYQKAHVAFFMAITVIGCIFCLMHLRSAALIVTVTVNLPFFVVMLLSGEPTLIATGVNVILVTMAMIMILVSHYRDFRQLHESRNVLMLQQHALQEQNKAMQALSDENLRLANLDSLTLLANRRSFFHMLETAFSRASSSNGRLAVGVIDLDGFKPVNDLYGHSAGDKVLIEISNRLSTITDERLSVYRLGGDEFGLLLQGGVAESDAVALGEKVCELIAERINIGSGMVQVTGSVGFALYPDVGATGQEIYELADYALYTAKRRHRAGTVIFNAIQANELNRQKIVEEALVSADLDKELSLVYQPITCVDRRVCIGFEALARWESPRIGQVSPAEFIPVAEHNGRITLMTRMLLKRALKTAALWPDNVYLSFNLSPHDLTSPENTLKIVSIVLKSGFDPRRINFEITETAVMHDFEQASASIQMLRELGAGISLDDFGTGYSSLNHVHKLPLTKIKIDGSFVRNIHTRRTSFNIVKSVLALCYEMELEAIVEGVETEEELRILENLGVRAVQGYYFGKPMTAEETLKRLALQDTQALAS; this is encoded by the coding sequence GTGAACGACAAGGGGACAACACAGGGCATCCGGAAACATGCAGGACGCTGGCTCGACCTACTCAAGGTTCCGAACGGCAATCCAGCGCTGACCGCTGCTCAGTTCGAAGCCTTTTCGAAGCAGGTCCCGCTTCTGTATTTCATTCTCGCGACCAACATGGTCTCGCTGGCCTGGACGCATCAGGGTGCGGCGCCCGACTATCTCGTCGTCTATCTGCCGGTGGTGATGGCGAGCCTCTTTGCACTGCGCTCGCTGATCTGGCTGCGCGGGCGCACACGTGAGCGCACGCCAGAACAGGCCTATCGACAGCTGAAGGCCACGAACATCCTGTCCTTTCCGATCGCGGTGTTCTGCACCGCTTGGTCGGTCTCGCTTCTGCCCTATGGCGACCCATACCAGAAGGCCCATGTCGCCTTCTTCATGGCAATCACCGTCATCGGCTGCATCTTCTGCCTGATGCATCTGAGGTCGGCAGCCCTGATAGTCACGGTCACGGTCAACCTGCCCTTTTTCGTGGTCATGCTCCTGTCGGGCGAGCCGACCCTCATTGCGACCGGCGTGAATGTCATTCTGGTGACGATGGCGATGATCATGATCCTCGTCTCGCATTACCGCGACTTTCGCCAACTGCATGAATCCCGCAATGTCCTGATGCTGCAGCAGCACGCCCTCCAGGAGCAGAACAAGGCGATGCAGGCGCTTTCGGACGAGAACCTGCGCCTTGCCAATCTCGACAGCCTGACCCTGCTCGCCAACCGCCGCAGCTTCTTCCATATGCTCGAAACGGCCTTCAGCCGCGCCAGCAGCAGCAATGGCAGGCTGGCTGTGGGTGTTATCGATCTCGACGGTTTCAAGCCCGTCAACGATCTCTACGGTCACTCGGCCGGTGACAAGGTGCTGATCGAGATCAGCAACCGCCTGTCGACGATCACGGACGAGCGGCTATCGGTCTACCGTCTCGGCGGCGACGAATTCGGTCTGCTTCTGCAGGGCGGCGTGGCCGAAAGCGATGCAGTCGCGCTCGGAGAAAAGGTCTGCGAACTGATTGCCGAACGCATCAATATTGGCAGCGGCATGGTCCAGGTGACCGGCTCGGTCGGCTTTGCGCTCTATCCTGACGTCGGCGCAACCGGCCAGGAAATCTACGAACTCGCCGACTACGCCCTCTATACAGCCAAACGACGTCATCGTGCCGGCACGGTCATCTTCAATGCCATCCAGGCAAATGAACTGAACCGACAGAAGATCGTCGAGGAAGCGCTGGTTTCTGCTGATCTCGACAAGGAACTATCGCTCGTATACCAGCCGATCACCTGCGTCGATCGGCGCGTCTGCATAGGCTTCGAAGCTCTTGCCCGCTGGGAAAGCCCGCGGATCGGTCAGGTATCACCTGCGGAATTCATTCCCGTTGCGGAGCACAACGGCCGCATCACGCTGATGACACGCATGCTGCTGAAGCGGGCGCTGAAGACCGCCGCGCTCTGGCCCGACAACGTCTATCTCTCCTTCAACCTTTCTCCGCACGATCTGACGTCACCGGAGAACACGTTGAAGATCGTCTCGATTGTCCTGAAGAGCGGCTTCGACCCACGCCGCATCAATTTCGAAATCACTGAAACCGCCGTCATGCATGACTTCGAGCAGGCAAGCGCGTCGATCCAGATGCTGCGTGAGCTCGGCGCCGGCATCTCGCTGGATGACTTCGGCACCGGTTATTCGAGCTTGAACCACGTGCACAAGCTGCCGCTCACCAAGATCAAGATCGACGGCAGCTTCGTGCGCAACATTCACACCCGCCGCACAAGCTTCAACATCGTCAAGTCGGTGCTGGCGCTGTGCTACGAGATGGAGCTGGAAGCGATCGTAGAGGGCGTCGAAACCGAAGAGGAACTGCGCATCCTCGAAAATCTCGGTGTCCGGGCAGTCCAGGGGTATTATTTTGGGAAACCTATGACAGCGGAGGAGACGTTGAAGCGGCTCGCCCTGCAGGACACTCAGGCCCTCGCATCCTGA